Part of the Acidobacteriota bacterium genome, GTGGAACGTGAGATGCACCTGCAGCTCGACCAAGCCCGCAACGGTCCGCTGCGCTGGCATGAACACCTCGAATCGGCCGCTGCCTGTTCCGGGAAGGACGGGGCCGGGCGGGACGGGGCGATCGTGCTGGGCAGCGTCGACTGCGAGGGCAGTCTTGTCTTCGTCGGCCCGGACTACCTGCTGGAGGGGACACTTCACTACAGGCAGAGGCTCCACTGTGATCGCTGCCTGACCGCGTACGAGCAGGAAGTTGACCTGCCGCTCGCCTTCGTCGTGACGAATCGGCATGACGATGTCTCCGCGACCGACGACGGCGCCGGTGCGCGCGAACTCGAGCCGGAGGACCTTTCGACGCTCAGTGCGGTAGAGGGGGCGGTCGACCTGGCCGTGCTGGTCCGGGAACAGGTGGAGCTCAACCTGCCGATGAAACCGATCTGCGATCCGTCCTGCCGCGGACTCTGCCCGCAGTGTGGAGCCGACCGCAAGAGGGAAGTCTGCACCTGCGCCGGGGAACGGCCGGACCCGCGCTGGTCGGGGCTGGAGGCGATCCGCGAACGACTTGGCGGAGTATGATGCCGCGCCGCCAGAGCGGCGGTGTGGAGAAAGGAATACTGGAATGGCAAATCCCAAACGGCGGCATTCGAAGGCGCGCCGTGACCGCAGGCGGTCGCATGACTACTTGAAGCGGCCGGCGGGGTCAGTGTGCCCGAATTGCGGCGAAACGAAACTTCCTCACCGCGCCTGCAGTCACTGCGGTCACTACCGCGGTCGCGACGTGGTCGACATGGAGGACGTGCTGTAGCAGCCCACCGGAGTCCCGCCAGGCGCTACACTGATGGTCTACCGACCCGGAGTTGACCCTGAATTGACGGATCGAGGTTCAGCGCGAACCCCAGCCGTGATCGCCGTCGACGCGATGGGTGGGGACCACGCGCCCCGAACCGCGGTGGAGGGCGCCCTGCTGGCGGCACGGAGGCGTGGGCTGCGGCTCCTCCTCGTCGGCCGGCGATCGATCCTGGAGGAGGAGATCGAGGAGTTCGGGCCCGGAACCGCCGTCCGGGACCGGGTCGAGGTGGTGCATGCCGGCGAGGTCGTCGGCATGTGCGAGTCCGCACTCGCGGTGCGCCGCAAGCGCGACTCCTCGGTTCGCGTCTGCGCCCGCCTGGTCAAGGAGGGGCGGGCGCAGGCCATGGTCACCGCGGGCAACACCGGCGCCGCCCTGGTCGCGGGGAAGATGGTGATCGGCGTGGCTCCGGGGGTCGATCGACCCGCACTGGCGGTGGCCATGCCGCGGCGCGTCGGTCGGACCATCCTGCTGGACGCGGGCGCCAACGTCGACTCCAAACCCGATCAGCTCCGCCAGTTCGCGGTCATGGGCCACTACCTGGCCCAGCAACTGCTGCGGATGAACTC contains:
- the rpmF gene encoding 50S ribosomal protein L32; protein product: MANPKRRHSKARRDRRRSHDYLKRPAGSVCPNCGETKLPHRACSHCGHYRGRDVVDMEDVL
- a CDS encoding DUF177 domain-containing protein, which encodes MAARLVEREMHLQLDQARNGPLRWHEHLESAAACSGKDGAGRDGAIVLGSVDCEGSLVFVGPDYLLEGTLHYRQRLHCDRCLTAYEQEVDLPLAFVVTNRHDDVSATDDGAGARELEPEDLSTLSAVEGAVDLAVLVREQVELNLPMKPICDPSCRGLCPQCGADRKREVCTCAGERPDPRWSGLEAIRERLGGV
- the plsX gene encoding phosphate acyltransferase PlsX gives rise to the protein MIAVDAMGGDHAPRTAVEGALLAARRRGLRLLLVGRRSILEEEIEEFGPGTAVRDRVEVVHAGEVVGMCESALAVRRKRDSSVRVCARLVKEGRAQAMVTAGNTGAALVAGKMVIGVAPGVDRPALAVAMPRRVGRTILLDAGANVDSKPDQLRQFAVMGHYLAQQLLRMNSPRIGLLSIGEEAGKGTDLVREVFKSLDATGLNFVGNVEGRDVFSGAADVVVCDGFVGNAILKSAEALAEFVGAQLREEMSRTLRSRLGYLLAKPAFDRFRSRVDYSEYGGAPLLGLRGGCFVAHGRSSAHAMSSAIQRAVEFCEAGIHLKVSAKLSEVDFEAAPKAVAG